The proteins below are encoded in one region of Campylobacter rectus:
- a CDS encoding DNA alkylation repair protein — protein MDVKGEFLEILEGLRSKKLAAFSQKLIKSPEILGVKTPELRRLAKQNFARLNLEQIAGYEPFFHEEFMLKGFLIMLIKDDKAKFKLSSEFIKTMPNWAVTDGFEPKFAGACYVNALLKQALSSNLEYEKRFFYVYFMRNFGALSLERFFEICAEEKDERYYVQMAAAWCLAEVFIKFDGAGQQLLESERLSKFTHNKTISKIRDSYRVPKDVKDALLELKIK, from the coding sequence GTGGACGTAAAAGGCGAATTTTTAGAGATTTTAGAGGGGCTTAGGAGTAAAAAGCTAGCGGCATTTTCACAAAAACTCATCAAAAGCCCCGAAATTTTAGGCGTCAAGACGCCAGAGCTAAGACGCCTGGCAAAGCAAAATTTCGCTCGGTTAAATTTGGAGCAGATCGCAGGTTACGAGCCGTTTTTTCACGAGGAGTTCATGCTAAAGGGCTTTTTGATAATGCTCATAAAAGACGACAAAGCCAAATTTAAGCTATCGAGCGAGTTTATCAAAACGATGCCAAACTGGGCGGTGACGGACGGCTTTGAGCCTAAATTTGCGGGTGCATGCTACGTGAATGCGCTGCTAAAGCAAGCTCTAAGCTCAAATTTAGAATACGAAAAGCGGTTTTTCTACGTTTATTTTATGCGCAATTTTGGGGCGCTTTCGCTTGAGCGGTTTTTTGAAATTTGCGCCGAGGAAAAGGACGAGCGATACTACGTGCAAATGGCGGCTGCTTGGTGTTTAGCCGAGGTTTTTATCAAATTTGACGGCGCGGGGCAGCAGCTGCTAGAGAGTGAGCGACTGAGTAAATTTACCCACAACAAAACGATCTCAAAGATCCGCGACAGCTACCGCGTGCCAAAAGACGTAAAAGACGCGCTTTTGGAGCTCAAAATCAAGTGA
- a CDS encoding type II toxin-antitoxin system Phd/YefM family antitoxin, translating into MQTIQANFTASISELKKSPAQILKQAKGNVVAILNHNVPSAYLVPSAVYEKMIEIIDDYHLNKAVDTALASGEKPVKVSLDEL; encoded by the coding sequence ATGCAAACCATACAAGCAAATTTTACCGCTAGCATAAGCGAGCTAAAAAAATCTCCGGCTCAAATTTTAAAGCAAGCAAAGGGCAATGTCGTAGCGATACTAAACCATAACGTGCCTAGCGCCTATCTGGTACCAAGCGCCGTGTATGAAAAGATGATCGAAATAATAGACGACTATCATCTAAATAAAGCCGTAGATACTGCGCTGGCAAGTGGCGAAAAGCCCGTAAAAGTAAGCTTAGATGAGCTATGA
- a CDS encoding MBL fold metallo-hydrolase, with protein MVHGKFKFDMVGQGLFYWGILNVNGRQFSFVYDCGSTSQNRINERVENFKEILGCDKELDMLVISHFDKDHMNGVSELLRDTKVKNIFIPYYHLDDYLLFVCFIYGYGIAANIGNIILVPSTNNMNGGIGILGDDHIELPRANDIPGKMKIPNKNVFINNKEEFDLEKIWEFKFYNVELKSKDYYGIESEIKKKLDDSSLEEFIKKPSSKQELQDIYKKYIKTHHNNSEQNQSSLCLYHGPRDDLRLLMRCCCICGLKLSRYIHDFYRFYVRKSRVCGLMSNGTILTGDISLVDSASDKEKPYYDSFIQCFEKYLEKTGVFQIPHHGSKNTWNKQILEDFPNSIFVNSASENNHNHPDRIVLCDILNIGRNIRFSNERYGVCYKIL; from the coding sequence ATGGTGCATGGAAAATTTAAATTTGATATGGTAGGGCAGGGTCTATTTTATTGGGGTATCCTTAATGTTAATGGTCGCCAATTTAGTTTCGTATACGACTGCGGAAGCACAAGCCAAAATAGAATCAACGAAAGAGTTGAAAACTTCAAGGAAATACTAGGGTGTGATAAAGAGTTAGATATGCTTGTGATTTCGCACTTTGACAAAGACCATATGAATGGTGTAAGTGAACTTCTAAGAGATACTAAAGTTAAAAATATTTTTATCCCATATTACCATCTAGATGATTACTTGCTTTTTGTATGTTTTATATACGGTTACGGTATAGCTGCAAACATAGGAAATATCATACTTGTTCCGTCGACAAACAATATGAATGGAGGTATTGGAATTTTAGGAGATGACCATATTGAATTACCACGCGCAAATGATATTCCAGGTAAAATGAAAATACCTAATAAAAATGTATTTATAAACAATAAAGAAGAATTTGATCTTGAGAAAATCTGGGAGTTTAAATTTTACAACGTAGAATTAAAATCCAAAGACTATTATGGCATTGAAAGTGAGATAAAAAAGAAACTCGATGACTCTTCTTTAGAAGAATTTATTAAAAAACCTAGCTCAAAACAAGAATTACAAGATATTTACAAAAAATATATAAAAACTCACCACAACAATAGCGAACAAAATCAATCCAGCCTATGCCTATACCACGGCCCGCGTGACGACCTAAGACTATTAATGCGCTGCTGTTGTATCTGTGGACTAAAATTAAGCCGTTATATCCATGATTTTTACCGGTTTTACGTTCGTAAATCAAGGGTTTGTGGATTAATGTCAAACGGTACTATTTTGACTGGAGATATATCGCTAGTCGATAGCGCCTCTGATAAAGAAAAGCCATACTACGATTCTTTTATACAATGTTTTGAAAAATATCTAGAAAAGACGGGCGTCTTTCAGATACCTCATCATGGCTCAAAAAATACTTGGAATAAGCAAATACTAGAAGATTTTCCAAATTCTATTTTTGTAAATTCTGCCAGCGAAAATAACCACAACCATCCAGATAGAATAGTATTGTGCGATATATTAAATATTGGTAGAAATATTAGATTCTCAAACGAGAGATATGGAGTATGTTATAAAATTTTATGA
- the nfo gene encoding deoxyribonuclease IV yields the protein MKFIGAHVSIAGGVENAPLNAANIGANAFAMFVKNQRQWEAKPLTPQNISKFKQNLKATHIEPGHVLPHNGYLINLGHPSPEQRQKSINAFLDEIYRVEALGLRMINFHPGSYLNEISPEICLQNIANSVNFLLENSQNVKLVIENTAGQGSNLGFKFEHLAFIIKNCIDKSRIGVCLDTCHTFAAGYDIKDDYERVMGEFDEIVGREMLRGMHLNDTKFDLASKKDRHESLGKGFLGLKTFENIINDPRTDDIPLILETIDESVWADEIKILRNFKGE from the coding sequence ATGAAATTTATCGGCGCGCATGTGAGCATCGCGGGCGGCGTAGAAAACGCTCCGCTAAATGCGGCAAATATCGGCGCGAACGCCTTTGCTATGTTTGTCAAAAATCAGCGCCAATGGGAAGCCAAACCGCTAACGCCCCAAAATATTTCCAAATTTAAGCAAAATTTAAAAGCCACCCATATCGAGCCCGGACACGTTTTGCCCCACAACGGCTACCTTATAAATTTAGGCCACCCAAGCCCCGAGCAGCGTCAAAAGTCGATTAACGCCTTTTTGGACGAAATTTACCGCGTAGAAGCGCTCGGACTTCGTATGATAAATTTTCATCCTGGCTCATATCTAAACGAAATTTCACCCGAAATTTGCCTTCAAAATATCGCAAATTCGGTAAATTTCCTACTCGAAAATAGCCAAAACGTAAAGCTAGTCATCGAAAATACCGCGGGCCAAGGCTCAAATTTGGGCTTTAAATTTGAACACCTGGCTTTTATCATCAAAAACTGCATCGATAAAAGCAGGATCGGCGTGTGCCTGGACACCTGTCATACCTTTGCCGCGGGATACGACATCAAAGACGACTACGAGCGCGTGATGGGCGAATTTGACGAGATAGTCGGGCGCGAGATGCTACGGGGCATGCATTTAAACGATACGAAATTCGACTTAGCCAGCAAAAAGGACCGCCACGAGAGCCTAGGCAAGGGTTTTTTGGGCTTGAAGACATTTGAAAACATCATAAACGACCCCCGCACGGACGACATCCCGTTGATCCTAGAAACGATCGACGAGAGCGTCTGGGCGGATGAGATAAAAATTTTAAGAAATTTTAAAGGAGAATAA
- a CDS encoding fatty acid--CoA ligase yields MNYPYENFEDMLNAAIAKNGSGIAVYTETGKVSYKQLREDAFTLAAFLQGMGVKKGERVAMIVSNSPEFIVGYFAITLLGAIAVPINTFLKYEEFEYIINDCGAKFLFASAQLAKEIRGLESKTAIKKIIWIGDRDEFDETNISYAHALGCKIELNLTDRPKLDDLAHIIYTSGTTGKPKGAMISYRNLISNVGCAHEVFHVRTRDRFAVFLPMFHSFTLTAMVLLPIFAACSLILVRSIFPFSNVLKQVLLKRATVFLGVPAIYTAIGKAKIPWYFRWFNCVRIFISGGAPLAEQTITDFRAKFPRAVLIEGYGLSECSPIVSANTLQKQKISSVGLPLPGYEVKCINDEMMELPAGEVGELIVKGDCVMQGYLNMPDATDDTIINGWLRTGDLVKIDEEGYIFIVDRKKDLIISKGINIYPREIEEVLFKLPEVEAAAVIGVRDEHADEEVTAFIQFKEDMSLDEKEIRAHLKKHLANFKIPKTIYFKDELPKNATGKVLKRVLKEQIRGEI; encoded by the coding sequence ATGAACTACCCTTATGAAAATTTCGAGGACATGCTAAATGCCGCGATAGCTAAAAACGGCAGCGGCATCGCGGTCTATACCGAAACGGGTAAAGTTAGCTACAAACAGTTACGAGAGGACGCATTTACGCTGGCGGCGTTTTTGCAAGGTATGGGTGTGAAAAAGGGCGAGCGCGTCGCGATGATCGTAAGCAACTCGCCCGAATTTATCGTCGGCTACTTTGCTATCACGCTGCTTGGCGCGATTGCCGTGCCGATAAACACATTTTTAAAATACGAAGAATTCGAATACATCATAAACGACTGCGGAGCGAAATTTCTATTTGCTTCCGCTCAACTTGCAAAAGAGATAAGAGGGCTGGAGAGCAAAACGGCGATAAAAAAAATCATCTGGATCGGCGATAGAGACGAATTTGACGAAACAAACATCAGCTACGCGCACGCGTTAGGCTGTAAAATCGAGCTAAATTTGACCGATCGACCGAAGCTTGACGACCTAGCCCACATCATCTACACCTCGGGCACCACGGGCAAGCCAAAGGGCGCGATGATCAGCTACCGCAACCTCATCTCAAACGTAGGATGCGCGCACGAAGTCTTTCACGTGCGCACGCGGGATAGGTTTGCGGTGTTTTTGCCGATGTTTCATAGTTTCACTCTCACGGCGATGGTGCTGCTGCCGATATTTGCGGCGTGTTCGCTCATTTTGGTTAGATCGATTTTTCCGTTTTCAAACGTCCTAAAACAAGTCCTGCTCAAACGCGCGACCGTATTTTTAGGCGTGCCGGCGATCTACACGGCTATCGGCAAGGCCAAAATCCCGTGGTATTTTCGCTGGTTTAACTGCGTTAGAATTTTCATCAGCGGCGGAGCGCCTTTGGCCGAGCAAACTATCACCGATTTTCGCGCTAAATTTCCGCGCGCGGTGCTGATAGAGGGGTATGGCCTTAGCGAATGCTCGCCTATCGTCTCGGCAAACACGCTGCAAAAGCAAAAAATCTCAAGCGTCGGCTTGCCGCTGCCTGGCTACGAAGTAAAATGCATAAACGACGAGATGATGGAGCTGCCCGCAGGCGAAGTGGGCGAGCTCATCGTAAAAGGCGACTGCGTGATGCAAGGCTACCTAAACATGCCCGATGCGACCGACGATACGATCATAAACGGCTGGCTGCGCACGGGCGATCTCGTTAAGATCGACGAGGAGGGCTATATCTTTATCGTCGACCGCAAAAAAGACCTCATCATCTCAAAGGGCATCAACATCTATCCGCGCGAGATCGAGGAGGTGCTCTTTAAGCTACCCGAAGTCGAGGCAGCCGCCGTTATCGGCGTCAGAGACGAGCACGCGGACGAGGAGGTCACGGCGTTTATCCAGTTTAAAGAAGATATGAGCCTGGATGAAAAAGAGATCCGCGCGCATCTCAAAAAACACTTGGCGAATTTTAAAATTCCAAAGACCATTTATTTTAAAGACGAACTGCCTAAAAACGCGACGGGCAAGGTGCTAAAGCGCGTTTTAAAAGAGCAGATAAGGGGTGAAATTTAG
- a CDS encoding OmpP1/FadL family transporter, whose protein sequence is MKKYIGVCLAACCYLNAAGFKIPEQSGDSVALLNSNVATSFGPDAAYNNPANMVFLDGGHYLESSLAYLHMAKTRYTHKNGAKFTSKRVTALVPTFHFMTPHFSNWRFGLSVVVPAGMSMRWDEKLPKATSKKFDLKVIEANPSVAYALTDDLAVAFGFRAVYAKGEAVQEISGALPASQDIKGDRINFGYNAAITYKPTSNLSLAATYRSKVNMKLKGDTEIKAPAHPRGAFPSGSYSGSAKLSVPLPASLNLALSYKIANTTLLFDFERTYWSAWRELDFNYPGASAMHLRNPFFAAFDAPKKRDWKDTNAYRIGVAHDATDKLRLMGAITFDEAASRADTTGFDLPDTKAVIYAAGFNYKFTDALELGASYFYQDRKARDVSYYSNAQGLYPNGKFERGNAQAINLNVKYKF, encoded by the coding sequence ATGAAAAAATATATCGGCGTTTGCCTTGCGGCTTGTTGCTACCTAAATGCGGCGGGCTTTAAAATCCCGGAGCAAAGCGGCGATAGCGTCGCGCTTTTAAACTCAAACGTCGCGACGAGCTTCGGCCCGGATGCGGCTTATAACAACCCGGCGAATATGGTATTTTTAGACGGTGGGCACTATTTGGAGAGCTCGCTTGCATACCTACATATGGCAAAAACGAGGTACACGCATAAAAACGGCGCCAAATTTACGTCAAAAAGAGTGACTGCGCTCGTGCCGACCTTTCACTTTATGACGCCGCATTTTAGCAACTGGCGCTTTGGTCTATCAGTCGTCGTGCCGGCCGGAATGTCGATGAGGTGGGACGAAAAACTACCAAAAGCCACCTCCAAAAAATTCGACCTAAAAGTGATCGAGGCAAATCCTAGCGTCGCTTATGCGCTCACGGACGATCTAGCCGTCGCCTTCGGATTTCGCGCCGTTTACGCCAAGGGAGAGGCCGTGCAAGAGATCTCAGGCGCCCTACCCGCATCCCAAGACATCAAGGGCGACCGCATAAATTTCGGCTATAACGCCGCAATCACGTATAAACCAACTTCAAATCTGAGCCTAGCGGCCACCTACCGCTCAAAAGTAAATATGAAACTAAAAGGCGACACCGAAATCAAAGCGCCGGCGCATCCGAGGGGAGCATTTCCAAGCGGTTCATATAGCGGCAGCGCAAAGCTATCCGTACCGCTACCTGCAAGCTTAAATTTAGCCCTCTCCTACAAAATCGCAAACACCACGCTGCTTTTTGACTTTGAGAGAACCTACTGGTCTGCGTGGAGGGAGCTTGACTTCAACTACCCGGGCGCCTCGGCGATGCACTTGCGAAACCCGTTTTTCGCGGCATTTGACGCGCCGAAAAAGCGCGACTGGAAAGATACGAACGCCTATCGCATCGGCGTAGCGCACGACGCGACGGATAAGCTTCGCCTGATGGGCGCGATCACTTTCGACGAGGCCGCATCCAGAGCCGACACCACGGGCTTTGATCTGCCCGACACCAAGGCCGTTATTTATGCGGCGGGCTTTAACTATAAATTTACGGACGCCTTGGAGCTTGGAGCCAGCTACTTCTACCAAGACAGAAAAGCGCGCGACGTGAGCTACTACTCAAACGCGCAGGGGCTCTATCCAAACGGCAAATTCGAGCGCGGCAACGCTCAGGCGATAAATTTGAACGTAAAATATAAATTTTAA
- a CDS encoding dynamin family protein, whose product MFEEFINAYKTRYFKIFSDDFHGRFRRLQNELTEPKFHPSAELKQELNKLDLFLSSPLTVATLGQFSSGKSTFLNALLGSEILPSGLTPVTSKPTFIRYGAAPALSVLYENGRELYLGVEEIGRFADQRVFGDEVSRLCVYAPSEILKLVNFVDTPGLNSLSKADTAVTHEVLKDVAGVIWLSLADNAARASEATQIEEFLADGGKTAICLLNQKDKLSNDELERLKTHAQTTYGRFFERIIAVSAKQAVKAQAAGDATLLAESNFGAAISAIRELFGGEEIKEKFVREKCARLVAVNAAQHERIAKIYEKAGEIIAKFDAELESNLKAVQEKFKPKIELAFNELKHVAKLVADEILASLKSEKKYKYSPRKTLLKGEYFEASAYEAVDFDSDEVFSKLIYNDVKFAKFFRTYKRGLSALQEEIGVALDEIYARLEREFMIYKSEFENAQKEDETHSDTVFADVRTYAGQVYRTFLRDYETAKFKGLQKTALFFEKLNLKVAANYENAVKIAVYFLKEKIAGSMRAHEQNGFALFIPSFDEVQDRVLLSLNLYEFENEMLGNASFLNKILSALKSEFAQIKDEKLAKIAALSAGHERLRDEILKAGEWFGG is encoded by the coding sequence GTGTTTGAGGAGTTTATAAACGCGTATAAAACGCGGTATTTTAAGATATTTTCGGACGATTTTCACGGGCGATTTAGGCGGCTGCAAAACGAGCTAACCGAGCCCAAATTTCACCCGAGCGCCGAACTAAAACAGGAGCTAAATAAACTCGATCTGTTTTTATCCAGCCCGCTTACGGTCGCTACCCTCGGGCAGTTTTCTAGCGGCAAATCGACGTTTTTAAATGCGCTTTTGGGTAGCGAGATTTTACCATCAGGTCTAACTCCCGTGACTTCAAAGCCGACTTTTATCAGATACGGCGCCGCACCCGCTCTTAGCGTGCTTTACGAAAACGGCAGAGAGTTGTATCTGGGCGTCGAGGAGATAGGGCGATTCGCCGATCAGCGCGTGTTTGGCGATGAGGTGAGCAGGCTTTGCGTTTATGCGCCCTCTGAAATTTTAAAGCTGGTAAATTTCGTCGATACGCCCGGGCTAAATTCGCTCTCAAAGGCCGACACTGCCGTCACGCACGAAGTGCTAAAAGACGTCGCGGGCGTCATCTGGCTAAGCCTAGCCGACAACGCCGCGCGCGCTAGCGAAGCCACTCAGATCGAGGAGTTTTTAGCGGACGGTGGCAAAACGGCGATCTGTTTGCTAAATCAAAAAGATAAGCTAAGCAACGATGAGCTTGAGCGCCTCAAAACTCACGCGCAAACGACGTACGGGCGATTTTTTGAGCGCATTATCGCAGTTTCTGCTAAGCAAGCCGTAAAAGCGCAAGCCGCGGGCGACGCGACGCTTTTAGCAGAGTCAAATTTTGGCGCGGCGATAAGCGCCATCCGCGAGCTTTTTGGCGGCGAAGAGATAAAAGAAAAATTCGTGCGCGAAAAGTGCGCTAGGCTGGTCGCCGTAAACGCTGCTCAGCACGAGCGAATCGCTAAAATTTACGAAAAAGCGGGCGAGATAATCGCTAAATTCGACGCCGAGCTGGAGTCAAATTTAAAAGCCGTACAAGAAAAATTTAAGCCGAAAATCGAGCTAGCCTTTAACGAGCTAAAACACGTCGCAAAGCTCGTCGCAGACGAGATCCTAGCTAGCCTAAAAAGCGAGAAAAAGTATAAATACTCGCCGCGAAAAACTCTGCTAAAGGGCGAGTATTTTGAAGCTAGCGCGTATGAGGCGGTGGATTTTGACAGCGACGAGGTGTTTTCAAAACTCATCTACAACGACGTGAAATTCGCCAAATTTTTTAGAACGTATAAGCGGGGTTTAAGCGCGCTGCAGGAGGAGATCGGCGTGGCTCTGGATGAAATTTACGCTCGGCTGGAGCGCGAGTTTATGATTTATAAATCCGAATTCGAAAACGCGCAAAAAGAGGACGAAACGCACTCGGACACTGTGTTTGCCGACGTTAGGACATATGCGGGGCAGGTGTATAGGACGTTTTTGCGAGACTATGAGACGGCGAAATTTAAAGGGCTGCAAAAGACGGCGCTGTTTTTTGAAAAGCTAAACCTCAAAGTCGCCGCAAACTACGAAAATGCCGTTAAAATCGCCGTGTATTTTCTAAAAGAAAAGATAGCTGGCTCGATGCGCGCGCACGAGCAAAACGGCTTTGCGCTGTTTATCCCGAGCTTTGACGAGGTACAAGACCGCGTTTTGCTATCGCTAAATTTATACGAATTTGAAAATGAGATGCTGGGAAACGCGTCATTTTTAAATAAAATTTTATCGGCGTTAAAGAGCGAATTTGCGCAGATAAAGGACGAAAAACTAGCTAAGATCGCGGCCCTATCGGCCGGACACGAGAGGCTAAGGGATGAAATTTTAAAAGCGGGCGAATGGTTTGGCGGGTAG
- a CDS encoding TerC family protein has translation MFDWIFLPEAWLSLVTLTGLEIVLGIDNIIFIAILVGKLPPEQRDKGRILGLSLAMLTRIALLLSLFWIMKLTKPLFSVFDFTITGRDLVLILGGLFLIGKSTLEIHSSVSGEHEEHSASKGHASFWIVIAEIAVLDIVFSLDSVITAVGMANHIEIMILAVMLAVGVMMFASKGISNFVDNNPTIKILALAFLILIGFTLVGEGLGLHVPKGYIYFAMAFSLGVELINIYARKKSAKRAKEAQK, from the coding sequence ATGTTCGATTGGATTTTTTTGCCCGAGGCGTGGCTGTCGCTCGTGACGCTAACCGGGCTTGAGATCGTGCTTGGTATCGACAACATCATATTTATCGCGATCCTAGTCGGCAAGCTCCCGCCCGAGCAGCGCGACAAAGGCCGCATACTTGGACTTTCGCTTGCGATGCTAACGAGGATTGCGCTTTTGCTTTCGCTATTTTGGATTATGAAGCTCACCAAGCCGCTGTTTAGCGTGTTTGATTTCACGATCACGGGGCGCGATTTGGTGCTGATTTTGGGCGGACTTTTTCTCATCGGCAAGTCCACACTCGAGATCCACTCAAGCGTCAGCGGCGAGCACGAAGAGCACTCGGCGAGCAAGGGGCATGCGAGTTTCTGGATCGTTATCGCCGAGATTGCGGTGCTTGACATCGTCTTTTCGCTCGATAGCGTCATCACCGCAGTAGGTATGGCAAACCACATCGAGATCATGATCCTAGCCGTGATGCTTGCGGTGGGCGTGATGATGTTCGCGTCTAAGGGCATCTCAAATTTCGTCGATAACAACCCGACGATCAAAATTCTCGCGCTTGCGTTCTTGATCCTGATCGGCTTTACGCTCGTGGGCGAGGGGCTCGGACTGCACGTGCCTAAGGGCTATATTTACTTTGCGATGGCTTTTTCTCTGGGCGTGGAGCTCATCAACATCTACGCTCGCAAAAAGTCGGCAAAGCGCGCCAAAGAGGCTCAAAAGTAA
- a CDS encoding type II toxin-antitoxin system RelE family toxin yields MSYELEFLPSALKEWQKLDNSVKAQFKKKLAERLENPKVAKDKLRGYENIYKIKLKDAGYRLAYQVKDAQITIIVLVVGRRENDEAYELLKDRI; encoded by the coding sequence ATGAGCTATGAGTTAGAGTTTTTACCTAGCGCTTTAAAAGAGTGGCAAAAACTGGATAATAGCGTAAAGGCGCAGTTTAAAAAGAAGCTCGCCGAGCGCCTAGAAAATCCCAAAGTAGCTAAGGATAAACTACGCGGCTATGAAAATATCTACAAAATCAAGTTAAAGGATGCGGGCTACCGACTAGCCTATCAAGTAAAAGACGCCCAGATAACAATCATAGTTTTAGTCGTCGGCAGAAGAGAAAACGATGAAGCGTATGAGTTGCTAAAAGATAGAATTTAG
- a CDS encoding ATP-binding protein: protein MRFLIEFIGKEQNSKISSLIKCSENEAKILRHLSKGYVEGTPQSSAYDVLCAVFGSEEYKFLAGLTDVKNLLESGWIVQGFSIFKNQGAEGAGSNLLGLLHSEISLSPLFLKILEKGEFELTLPAVAPYADHLDYLKDQFLRVELYGKLSFFSKNVSSDAKSRLEKDVKELEAIIEKRLNLSKILVSVEQIFKDNALNDKEQLIFLALLKEEYVGETDANRDLNALVGILSADEFERIKNRALLDEGSKLIENGLIDYDESLNTYGGFSRTFYITDEILQSVMHPKTESKSKKLALETLVKEQEIFELIEPSTDINDVVLDVKVKELLDAILKQVDRRVLARLSSWGIKSRKNVDAKIIFYGPPGTGKTMSALSLAKSLKKQVLSFDCSKILSKYVGESEQNVRKIFDTYKEICAKSKSEPVLLLNEADQFLSTRVEGGSGADKMHNQMQNIFLEQIERFEGVLIATTNFLQSLDIAFSRRFDYKIEFKKPDLAARLAIWRKVLPENASFEENFDVKQLAKFELSGAQIMLALKNTALKVAVREDGIFTMSDFESEIKREMSSNFGEDKKVGF, encoded by the coding sequence GTGCGGTTTTTGATAGAGTTTATCGGCAAAGAGCAAAATTCTAAAATTTCCTCGCTCATAAAATGCAGCGAAAACGAGGCGAAAATTTTACGCCATCTAAGCAAAGGCTACGTCGAAGGCACTCCGCAAAGTAGCGCTTACGACGTGCTTTGCGCAGTTTTTGGCAGCGAGGAGTACAAATTTCTAGCAGGACTTACAGACGTAAAAAACCTGTTAGAGAGCGGCTGGATCGTGCAGGGCTTTTCTATCTTTAAAAACCAGGGCGCAGAGGGCGCAGGCTCAAATTTACTCGGCTTGCTTCACAGCGAGATCTCGCTATCGCCGCTTTTTCTAAAAATTTTAGAAAAAGGCGAGTTTGAGCTCACGCTGCCTGCAGTCGCGCCCTACGCCGATCACCTCGACTACCTAAAAGACCAGTTCTTGCGTGTGGAGCTTTACGGCAAGCTCTCGTTTTTTAGCAAAAACGTATCAAGCGACGCCAAAAGCCGCCTCGAAAAAGACGTGAAAGAGCTAGAAGCCATCATCGAAAAACGGCTAAATTTAAGCAAAATTTTGGTTTCCGTCGAGCAAATTTTCAAAGATAACGCGCTAAACGACAAAGAACAGCTTATTTTCCTCGCGCTTTTAAAGGAAGAATACGTCGGCGAAACGGACGCAAACCGCGATCTAAACGCGCTTGTGGGGATTTTAAGTGCGGACGAATTTGAGCGCATCAAAAATCGCGCCCTACTCGACGAGGGCTCAAAGCTAATCGAAAACGGCCTCATCGACTACGACGAATCGCTAAATACCTACGGCGGCTTTAGCAGGACGTTTTACATAACCGACGAAATTTTACAAAGCGTAATGCACCCAAAAACCGAGAGCAAAAGCAAAAAACTAGCGCTAGAAACTCTCGTAAAAGAGCAGGAAATCTTTGAGCTCATCGAGCCCTCTACCGACATAAACGACGTCGTGCTGGACGTCAAGGTAAAAGAGCTACTGGACGCGATCCTAAAACAAGTAGATCGCCGCGTACTAGCGCGCCTATCTAGTTGGGGCATCAAGTCGCGCAAAAACGTGGACGCCAAAATCATCTTTTACGGGCCGCCTGGTACGGGCAAAACCATGAGCGCGCTAAGCCTCGCAAAGAGCCTAAAAAAGCAGGTTCTTAGCTTTGACTGCTCTAAAATTTTGAGCAAATACGTCGGCGAAAGCGAACAAAACGTGCGTAAAATTTTCGACACCTACAAAGAAATCTGCGCTAAGAGCAAAAGCGAGCCCGTGCTGCTGCTAAACGAGGCCGATCAGTTTCTAAGCACGCGCGTCGAGGGCGGCAGCGGCGCGGACAAGATGCACAATCAAATGCAAAATATATTTTTGGAGCAAATCGAGCGATTTGAGGGCGTGCTCATCGCCACGACGAACTTCTTGCAAAGCCTGGATATCGCGTTTTCTCGCAGGTTTGATTATAAGATCGAGTTTAAAAAGCCCGACCTCGCCGCTCGCCTTGCGATCTGGCGCAAAGTGCTACCCGAAAATGCGAGCTTTGAGGAAAATTTCGACGTCAAACAGCTGGCTAAATTTGAGCTAAGCGGCGCGCAAATCATGCTCGCGCTCAAAAATACCGCGCTAAAAGTAGCCGTACGCGAGGACGGGATATTTACGATGAGCGACTTTGAAAGCGAGATCAAACGCGAGATGAGCTCAAATTTCGGCGAGGATAAGAAGGTCGGGTTTTAA